aaaaataatgctttaaCTATTGTTGGCAGGAAATGCCAGATAGAATGTGCATGATGGTGAGAGACCTTGGCAGGATTACTTTATCTGTGTTAAGTTGCAGAAGTAGAATATACAGAAGTTCACTTCCCAGTGCTCGTCCAAAGCACTGATATTTTCTCACCCCAACAACCTGTGCTCATAACCTGTGTGATCTAACACTGCTTGTGAAAGGGGCAAAGGTGGAGGGCCTGACATCTCTCAATTAGAGGCTAGAATACAGGTAGAGCCCATAACAAAGCACACATATTATGAAATGAGtttttataaggaaaattatTGGATATGCcttttgctgttatttcattAGGTAGCAAGACAAGCAATTTACTTCTCACAAATGTAGTATATCAGTTTGGCACAGTCAGTAGCAGTGATCTTCTTTGCTGATATACTTGCACAGTTTCCATCCTTTGAGTCTTTCCAATCACTTCacacaaaataaaagtatatagaTAATGTAAAACATGCATTCACTAATGCAGACATAATAAGAAATATTGGTCCAAAGTTgtagtatattttttctttccttatcagAAACCATCTCTCAATGTCCTAAACTTTCCTAAAGAGTGCCTTATGAGGATTACAGGAGTGAAGTTGAAAAGCCTCCCGCTCTTCTTCATATACTCATTTTCtgaacttaattattttttatggctgcatccacagcatacagaagttcccgggccagagaacttcagaatctgagccacagctgtggtaatgttcgatcctttaacccactgtgccacgccaagcatcgaacccatgcctctgcagagactgagttggattttttttttttttttttttttgtctttttgctgtttctttgggctgctccctcggcatatggaggttcccaggctaggggtcgaatcggagctgtagccgccggtctacgccagagccacagcaatgcgggattcgagctgcgtctgcaacctacaccacagctcacagcaacgctggatcgttaacccactgagcaagggcagggaccgaacccacaacctcatggttcctagtcggattcgttaaccactgcgccacgacgggaactcctgagttggattcttaatccattgccccacagagggaactcccgaacttaaaatttttatgtgtgtgtctgtgcatgtatATGcccatacatgtatgcataaatGCCTGTATGTGAATGCATGACTTTTTCCCATATACTTTCAGGCATGTAAACCAGAAGCTGTGATTATAGAACTTATTAATTACTATCTACTCTAGAGACTTACAAGTCAGAAAATGTCGTGTGTTATCTTCCCATGTCCAGTAACTTGTGCTACTTTTACGGGACAATCCGATCCAGTAGAAATAGGATAGGTGACTTTGAATGAAGATctgtaataaaaaggaatatattctatgaggaaaaagtcttttttgctttttgaaatgaaGTAATAatctagttaatattttattattttaaataatgaaaagtatAAAGATCAACTTCATTCTGATTCTGttcaaattataaaatgatgGAATCTAACttaatgatattttattaaatatagtgGTATAACTGAGACATAAAGTTAACACTCTCTTAGTTTAACTaaatctcttcatttcctttcaaaaCTTATGCCTATAGATCAAAGATGAGCTCTGAGCAAAGTTTGATTTGCACTTTGGATCCAGGTGAGACAGCCTTGAGGTATCTACAAGTCTTACAGATACCTGTTTATTTCCTGCAGAGTGGGCATCTTGAAGTAGTGCCTATGCTATCAGAAGAGGTGTTTATATAGCTGGCTGGAAATGACTTCATAAATATAAAACTGACGGATATTCatcttgtattttaatttttatagcatgTATGCACATATAATATCTCACTTGATCTTTCTAAATATGttggaaagaaaatcaaaacagctTCATTACCTCTTTTCCACCTTTTCCTAATGGGATAATTGATGCTCTAGTTGATTCAGTCAAACAAAATGTGTCAAAGGGAGTTAAATTGAGGGTTTCTGATTGTAAATTCTGTTTTCCTACCCTGCTTCAATTTTCAcccttagttttcttttgtttattttcccagaGGAAGGCTACAAAACTTAATCCctctatccagaaaaaacaaaacaaaacaaaacaaaacaaaaaacaccacacacacacagttttgcattaaattttagggctttcgttttttttttttttttttttttttttcctttgagaagaTACCTTGCACAAAAGATTAGGGATCCTAGACTCTGAAGTTCATTCTTGGACCTTCTGTATATCCATGGACACCAAGGTAAGATTTTTTATGTAAAAAGTTGCAGTGGATAAATCAACAAGAGATTATTGAATATGACATGTTTTACAATGTCCTTCTGAAATTCTCTAAGTCTCTAAGAAGGCTGAGGGTAAATAAAGTTAAGGTACAGACACTCATAGGAAAAACCAAAAGTTCCATGGGCTAACATCTCTCActtattttctaatgtttctatAATAATTCTGGGTGATATagtataaatatttctgaaaatttagtCATTATCTATATAATTCTATAGTTCTTATCTAAGAAGACAATAAGGGATTTTCTCACTAAAATGTGATTATTAATTTATGTTGGACAGAGACAAATCTCACATTCACTCCCTTATATGGCTACCTTTAAATATGCTATATTTTCACATAAGCTCTTTAACCTGTCTGTAAATAAGATcaacttaaaaaaacttttaccCTATCAACAAcagttgtaattttatttatttttttaaactagagacataattgacatatacGAGGTTATATTGGTTTCAGGGGTACAATCTaatgatttattatttgtatgtattgcaaaatgattaccacaaagGTATAATTAACATCATTACCATACATCAGTTTTTTACCAGTGTAAAAAGGAGGTTAATTCAGACAGTATGGCTGTCTTCTTTTTGGGTTCAAAtttgctttggtttcttcatGATTTTCAAGGTCATATTTTTATAGCTATTTATGAGTTGTTAAAGCCAAGGATATGGATAATTGGACTAGCACAGAAAACCGAGTGATTCTTAGAATCTATTAGTCTATCTATgagaagatattaaaatattccgCTTAACCtgaatataggaatatatatttttgaaagaataatgGTAAATTATGTCTATattcaaagtaaaacaaaaggataaaaattataaaatatttagttcagCTTTCTTTGAAAGCTAATATGAGTTAAAAGTTAATATGAGTTGGGATTAATTAatcttcaaatttaaatttatattgagTTTTTACTTTTAACTCAAGCTCAGGGGTAATGTATTTCTTGATTTTGTCagagataaaatgatttttttttgagaggcCAAGTGCTAAATTTTCATGAAATTATCaatcaataaatgtaattatctctgataaaataatatattttaaggatacattttttttctaattgcttcATGTTTGCCTTTACATTTACTATATTGTAAAAATTTTACTTGTGGATGAACTGGATGAATTAAATGAAATCCTGATTTCATTCCTATTTGTATTCATGACACTAACATGAGTACTGCCTGGACAAGAGGCAACTTACAATTGTAAACTATGTTGAGACACTCAAATATTATTAAACATTAAGATTTAGCCAACAACGAGTAGTTAGACAATTATGTTTgagatggaaaacaaaatatacatcACCAGTTCTTCCTGATCGTCTATCTTAAGAAGTGTGGAGCCCATTTCCTTGCAGGAATGTTGACTCTCTTTGAAGTTCTTCGATTCATTcgaaaaataataacatttctgTCCACAACAAGACCATTTAGTTCTACATGTGCTGATTTCCTTTCCTTGAAAACAAAAGATATTCCCAGGAGACCATTCAGTGTAAATCTTGAAAGAAATGCTCTGGAGCTCAGAAATTGAGGAATCCTTTCTAGTCCTTctaaaagcatttatttcaaaaatcaatAAGTACAGTTAATAATCATTAACTTAGTACATTAATTTAGTACCTTATCTACATACCCCTATCAGAGCATATAAATAATGCTTAGAGAATATGCTAAAGGagatgtaggattttttttttggtagaaaaactattattttgagaaatgacaatttaaaaaatataatacacatatagAAGAACCTAATCTCTTGGAAAGACTGAATTGTTTTTTCAATGAAGTGAAATGAAAGTTGGACATCACAACTGGCTGAGTCTATAAGAAAATCCAATTTAAGTAGATTATCAAGTgattgagagaaagagaagaaactagtTGGGCTCAGCCTTCAATCCAATCGACATACCTCTGGTAAGTGTTTTCTCTCTGAGAGACATGTTGTCTTCTTGTGTTTCATTGTTCAATGAAGGTTTCCATGATCCACCCTGGAAAACTTTGCTATACATCATTAGCTTGAGGAAAACATAACATGTGGAGGACTAAAAGgcacagttttaattttaatgtgtcaATTAATGTCAGAAATTTTATTCCTGTGCTTTTTAGGCATCTCTTCTCTGCATATGATTTACACACttctcatttgttgaaaagacactAATTAATGACAGAACATCATACTAGACCTTGATGATACAGTGATGAGAAATACAAAGCTTCTGTCTTCAAGAAACTCACTCATCGTAATGGGGAGAGTATGCAATTAGAGTATTCATACATGATGAGTGATATAACAAAGGTCAACACGAATTGTTTTTAGAACTCAGAAGAGGATTGGCTGACTAACTGCAGGTTCAAGAATAGTATGACAGGTCAGGTAGACTTCATATATTAGTGTTaaccttaaattttctttttgcctatgTATAAGAAAAGATAGGAAAGTGAAGGATGGACAATAAAATTCTAGATTGCTGCAACCAAAgtagagaaatggagagaaatggaGACATATTAAGGTCATCCAAAATTAGTCATTACATCCTGAATATAGGTTGTGTTTAAGGGATTTTAGAGAGGTAAGActgtaaaggaaaacaaaaattacatcattagaaaaaaacaacCGTATATGGACATTATGGTATTTGGATTTCAAGATAAGACCTACAAGTTCAACATTTAAGATTTTCACACAAATACATTTGAGAAATACCAGTAATGTTCAATATTCTGCTAGAGATTCTAATGGccataaccatttttaaaaagtctgcttTTTAAACAAGTTTTTTAACCCCAAAACTTGTTACTCCTTCAGAATCattcatatggtagttttttaGCTTTTGAAAGGTACTCAATAGTAAAGGAAAATGATCTGGAGCAGTGTTTCTCAACTGGGGGTTATTTTACCCTTTGGGGGACATTGGCAATATTtggggacatttgggttgtaacTACTGTCACCTGGTGAGTAGAGAatagggatgctgctaaataatCTACGAAGCACAGGACATCCCTAACAAAGAGTTATCCTACCAAAATGCTAATAGTGCTGAGGTCTAGAAACTCATCTAGGGGGAAAATTGcaagatgaaaatattaaaaggtcATAACACAGATTTTAGAAAGAGAGAACTGACATCTAATTAGGGAATTGAAAAGTCACCCACATCCTATATAATGGGTCATGAGGGATGGGTACAGCTTCCATGGGCGGAGATAGACTACATGAGGAAGGTTGTCCAGATGAAGGATCAGCTCAGACGAATGTCCTGGGGCAGAGAAACTTAAGGGAACATGAAGGGAACCACAACTAGAATTATTTGAAGGCAGTTTGGATGTAGAGAGTAAAGCTTAAAATCATTTGGTTGAAAGATTAACTattcaagaaaacaaatataagtaGGGGAATTTTAACATAGTTcagtagaaaatgaaaaactgttAATGGTTTCTTGGCATTTTGATGCCATGATCATGACTATATTGGGAGAAGTTATTTGGCAATTGCAATAGGTTTTTGAAAGTCTGTTGACTTTAGGATAATTAGCAGGCATAGGAAAAAAGTATTGTTGGATTGTATTAGGTATTTTGAGAATAAACTATGAAAAAactaaatttgggagttcccatcatggctcagcagttaacaatctTGACTGGCATcgatgaggacgcgggtttgatccctagcctcactcagtgggttaaggatccagcgctgccttgagctgtggtgtaggtcatggacatggctcggatcctgcattgctgtggggtaggctggatGCTACAGCTGCGATTTCACCCCTACtgcgggaacctccatatgccgcaggtgcggcccccaaaagacaaacaaataaacaaacaaaaactcctaaGTTTGAGCTGTAGAACGGAGATTGCAAGAGGACTGGACTCTTTGTTGAAAGATGTCAGAGAGGACAGAGAAAATGAATGCGCACGCAGTACTGACCAAATCATCAACGAAACCCCAAATATAGACTTTTCTGGAATATCCTGAACATGTTCCAGATTTTATAAGTATAGAAGGTGTCAGAAGCTTTTGAGGAACTTGGGAAATGACCAAGTGACTACATTAGTGGTGAAGGTGGAGGTGTGTCTGGGTAGCGCAGGAGAGCATAGCTTTGGAACTCCTAGGAAAGGAAGACTGGTAAAAATAGAAATTCCTAAGGGAGGAAATAGTTGGATCAGGTCACAGACCCAGTTTAACTTACCCTTGAATCCTAAGATTCCAACtgttaaaaggagaaagaaacagaagattccAAGAATCACCGTGGCAAGAAACCAGGCAAGTGGAACTGAGGGCCCTgcccagagagaaaaaagaaaagagaatgaggagATTAGCAGAGAAAAGACTGAATTACACAGCAGGGTTTAGAGGGGGATGTTCCATAAATTCAAGACCCTAACTCACAGATGTCTTCCAACTGGAAACGATAAATTAGAAGGGGATACTGAACAAATTGAAGTATCAGTGGACTGAGAGCTGGAAGCCTGGGTTCTGCTCCTTATTCCGTTACCATGTTTCTTTTAGGGGAGTCTCCTATTctaatttaaggaaaataattctcTGAATCATCTCCAGGATTCACGGATACAAAGTTAATCTTAGATATACAGGCTTGGTTTTTAAAGtgcaaacatttttctaaaacatcTCTGTATAAGTCTACTTTATTGACCCATAATCagaagatatttttttattttgtgaatatcaTGGGtttatgtatgtacataaatatCCACATTTTTTTGCCATGGGAGCCTCATTACTGTTCTTCAACACTAGAAGAGATTAGAATTCCAAACAAGGATCAAATAAAGTTAATCAAATACTGTTTCCTGAAACTTCATAAAATGAGTAGATCGTGACCTCCGGAGACTCATCACTTACAaacaaatcaaagagaaataattCCTACCTGACTTGCTCAGctatgaatgtatgtatatagcaCCCAAACTACTTTAATTATCTGGAGTATACTAAACAGGATATTTCACTTTcaacagctcttttttttctttctttctttctttgtttagactataaaatatactttaagcaACCTCTTGAAACTGGGCGTGCTAACTTAGCTATTTGGAATAATGGTAGGCTAAGCAATTTTAGGACAGGTAAGCTAGGTTCTCTACATAAACAATACCTTTTTCTTTAGGTGAATCCATTCttgttatctttgtctgatttggcTTTGAAGTACACATTTTCACTTCTGCGTAAACTAGCTGCTCATTTCTCTCTAAAGATTAAAACAGAGATGTGGTTACCGCCTCATAGTCACACTATTTCTCAGAAGGCATGAAAGTTATAAATATGTGTGAAGAGAGCTGACAGAATAGGATTTGTTTTCCAAATAAAGGAGATCTATTTAATTGTTTTCGTCTTATCCTGTAAAGTCCATCAGaccatttaaaatcttttaaaagataaaatcttgAAAATGAATTAGACATAATGTATCTTATGCTAAATTATAATgaaattctttggagaaattatttaatatGAAGCAGATAATAATACCAGGATTCAGTAgggattaagagaaaaaaatactcacTTTCTTTTTGCATCTGTTTCTTGGAAGGAATGTGTTTCACCTCTGCATATGCTAGATGTTTTTCATTCATCTCTGAAAAATTTTGAGATACAATTCTAAGACACTTAAgttcataggttttttttaaactaagttttCGTGTTCTATCTTTTCTGGATTCTCTGAGTATCATTGAAATCATTATTTCATGCCATTTAACTACTGATGCATGATTTTACATTTGCAGTTTTCTTCCAAGAAAGATTTTtgccttagtttctttttttctattcttaaaaTCGTCAATTATCAACATCTCTTTAGATGCTTGAGAAATGTCATTTCACCTATTACCTGGAGATCTCCAAACGggttttaatttaactttaaatgGTAATAACGCTGTGGTCTAAGAATTATTTATATGACAATTAAAATTGTTGTACTCtaggaaaataaagataattttttatgaATTATTCATTTGTATTGTAAAGCTAAATAGTGTTACATATGAGTTATTCTAAAATGTCTCCTTCATGGGCTCTCcagatattttttcctatttattgtcactcatttattatttattaagctGCATCCTTgccatatgtaaattcccaggccagggactgaatccaacccatagctgtgacctatgtcacagctgcggcaatgacagatccttgcCGTTGGGAGAtgaaacccacacctctgcagagacccgagccactgtagtcagattcttcacccacagcaccatggtgggaactcctgctttcacttttttgtgtgtgattgaAGATAGTTTATTTCCCATAATCTTCTAAAGGCTCTCTTCCAAcaagctataaaaaatgaaagccCTACAATTAGGACTCAAATTGGTTTAGTTTTACTCCTATGAGGTATGAGGGATTGTGCCCATACCATTTGAAGGTATAGGCTAAAAGCATCCAATTCTTCTTGAAATGTTAATTTtacttgtgaatttttaaaaagttaatttatttcaagaattttatttttataatcaaagatgTTTCTATGGAATAGAATTCTGATagcataaaatgtttaaaaattcttatgTTTACTAGTTTGCCAGTATatcatcaaataaaatttttacatattttcatttccttcctcagAGAATTATACccaatttttatctttctataaTATGATTAAACTATATAGGCCTGTTTGTTCATAACATTCACTTATAACACTTAATTGTATCCCACAATATAACTTCTCATAAAAAAACATGATTGTacagaaatacatttataatacctttaaaaattctttaccaAGTCTGGAATATTTCAGGAATGTGGATGCTGGTTATatcacaaaaatgagaaaattctagATGTGGATATGAAATAGAGAAACATGTTATTATATAGACAAGAAAAAGTAATCActgattaaataattattttactacTTGTATCCTGCCTTCACTGAAGTGACCATTTGCTCTATTAATTCACTTGGTTAATCCAAATGATGTATTGAGATACTTGCTAGCAGAACTATCAGTTATAGTAAATGGTAAACCATGAACAACTGTGAGGTCATTTACCTTGTCAAGTAAGTCAGCTCTTTTCCTACAAAGTTAAATTGACGGGATTATTATTTCAAATCTCTTCTTCGTGCTCCATATGCACAATCCAGTGGCATTAGTGACCATGAGATATGCTGAGAGCAACAGCTATAGATAAGGTTAGTGATACCTGTATCGATGCAGCAGTTTCTGCTAGAATCTCGTCCAAATGGAAGAGGTGAGCTCCAGTGGGTGAATGGCAAAGACGTGTGTGAGCTGGAACTCAAGACGACTCTTCTGGCCTCTATGTTATTGGCTCTTAGTGTAAAGAAGCTTCAGTAGTTGCTAGCTCTTTGTGAGATGTGAGAAAGCAGTTCATATTTGAATTTCAAGCTTCACCATTTGTGTCTTCTATGTATCTTCACCATTTGAGCCTTTTCTCCGGAAAGGCGGTTTTTTAACAGGGGAAATAAATgtgcaaaataatttaaagggCCATGCCTGTTTTGCACAGAATCCCAAcactgcacattaaaaaaaaccgaaaaacaaaaacccaccatcaccaccatgaTCACCACCAAATTCAAAGATTCTAAATATAATTCCTATGTCAGACATTAGTTTGGGCTCTAAACAGAAATTGTATTTAATGAGGTATTTAAAACGCCTTCTAAACTCCGCTCGTATTAGCTAAGTGAAAATAAGTGAATACCAACAGTGCATCATTATCCACATTTATCTGAAGgagattttaaatgataaaattttaagatgttaAGGTTTACTAGATGCAAAGCCAGTCCATCCCTGGTTCCTTTAAAATATGTCTAAATTTAAttgctttacttttaaaaaatttttttccagaacaTAAACTTTTTACAGTCTGTTTTTCAGTTCATTCCAACAGAAGTAAACTTTATATTCTCTACGTATACTCTGTGTATACTCTATCTAAGCTTCAGCCCTTGATAATTTTTGGTTCCCTTCCCCTCCAGtctgtattttaattataagGAGGAGAAATATATTGGCTTCCCCGTTAATAGTCTAATGTAACATTTCCAATGTGAAATGGATAAACGGATAGACGATGACAATGCGGTTGAAATATGTGAGTTTCAACTCAGTAGAAAAAGATTGGAATGACTTTATCTGTTTTCACCGCTCAGTAATAATAGAAGGCACAATAAAGAAATGCATTTCAATTGTGGATTTCATTCAtataaaaaattttgaagtaGACACATTTGCAAAAGTTTTCCATATGCAGAGATGACAAAAGGAAACACTATTTTGATATAAAAACAAGCTGCTGCAGAAATTTTCAAACAGAATTAgcgtaataaaaaaaaataaccttgtGTACCCTGTGACAGCAGAGTGCTATTTATGTTCTGGCTCTatgttctttttagttttgtaatAGTCCCTTATTTTTGTCTTGCTCTCTCCAACTGCTGGAGACTTCATCTAAAACAACCACCTGCTTAACACTCCACACCACTGTGATTGGAATGTTAGACCCTGAAAATACTTGCTCTAGCTTCTCACATTTGCAAGTccatcaaatattttcatttcttcctaatCAGTACTCTCTCCATTTAATCAAAAATCCAGTTATCTGACCCACTTCTTGACTAGCTTTTTTGGATAATATTATACCACTTAGCAATTAATCTTTTTTAACCAATGGTATACTCTAATAATTATTTCACCATGAAACACATGTGCACCAGTAGTTCTCAATGTCACTAATTCTTTGATCTTTCAGATTCAACGTAGTTCTCCTAAGTCAACACTATGATTACACTTCACCTTACAAATTAccttctctgatttttaaatatgagtTTGCCCAGATTACTGAACATTTTGCAAGATGTCAGCGCTGCGCTAAGCGATTTCACAggtattgtctcatttaatcctgaaataatttggaatttataaaaagtaaatatcacttttttattattagatgATCATACAACCTAATAAGCATTGAGGCATTGTTAACTTTTTGTTCGctcttctgttttaatttctttattttctttttctttccctttttttttttttttttttttttttgtctttttgccatttcttgagctgctcccgccggcatatggaggttcccaggctaggggtcgaatcggagctgtagccgccagcctacaccagagccacagcaacgtgggatccgagccacgtctgcaacctacaccacagctcacagcaatgccgagatccttaacccactgagcaagaccagagatcgaacccacaacctcatggttcctagtcgattcgttaaccactgcaccatgacgggaactcctttttttcttttttcttttcttttaatgccacacttgcaacatatggaagttcccagtctaggggtcaaatcagagctacagccgccagcctacgccacagccacagcattgcaggacccaagccatgtctgcaacctataccacagctcagggcgacaccagatcctgacccactgagcaaggccagggatcaaatccacatccttgtagatactagtcacgttcatttctgctgcacaacaacagggaactccctcttctattttaatttcagGAACACATATGTGTAGATAAACACAAAAACATCCAAAACTCACAGTACATGGAAGAGCCTGTTATTTCATGTAAGCCTCAGTTAGCCTTTAGTTAGcaccaagaacaaaacaaaacatcttaaagaactcaaaaaattcaaaatatggaaAGAGGAGGGTGTTAAGAAAAGTTAGCATTGGGAACACAATAtttatcatctataaaatatacttttttgtcttttttttttgttttttgtcttttctagggtcttttcttttcatatggaggttcccaggctaggggtcgaaccggagctacagctgcggcctacgccccagctgcagcaacgccagatctgagctgcatctgttacctacaccacagctcatggcaacaccggatccttaacccactggtgatgccagggatcgaacccgcaacctcgtggttcctggtcggattcattaaccactgagccacgactggaactccagtacaaaatatgctttttaaaaataatcatggtggtatcacatttttaaaaatatttttaatgcttattttctctgattacaaaaaactaaaaatcaatttttatttcctgactTCCTTTATACACTAAACTCATTGGaagtttattttgctttctgtgttACTTGGTGTTTTAATAATATGAGCTGATAGGTCACAACTATtaagtattttactttttgatgAAAGAAGTATTTTTACTAAGTAAGCAGTgttcaaacaaaattttaacatgacaataattagtaaaatattaaaatattgatcAAACAAACAAGTCTTTTTTAGGACCTTTTGCAAAATTGTTGGTAGATGTTATAGCCCCTGTTTTTTCAAATGACTAATATGTTTAAGTGATCTAAGTACATCTTATTAAGAGTACTTCTTCAgtgtaagtaaaataaattttttgttttagattagttttagatttacagaaaagttgcaaagataggaCAGAGAGTATCCTTATAGCCCTCACTTAATTCCCTTAATTCAATCATCTTAAACTACTGTAGTCAAACCCTGAAGTTCTGAACATTTCTGATCTGCTATCAATGAAACCAGATTTTATCAGGATTTCATCGCTTTTTCCATTAAggtcctttttcttctctaaaattcaGAATACAACGtgacatttagttgtcatgtcttctTTGTTCTGTGACACTTTGTCTTCTCTTGTGGTCATGTTTCATGTCAAAAGTCCCTTAATTTGGTTCTCCTGATGTTCTTCTCATGTTTACACTGGGGTTATGGGGTTTTCAGAAAAACTAGCCTGAAGGTGAAGCACTCTAACCATGAAATCTTAACAGGgatggctttttatttatttat
Above is a window of Sus scrofa isolate TJ Tabasco breed Duroc chromosome 5, Sscrofa11.1, whole genome shotgun sequence DNA encoding:
- the LOC106507518 gene encoding natural killer cells antigen CD94-like, with protein sequence MNEKHLAYAEVKHIPSKKQMQKEKRNEQLVYAEVKMCTSKPNQTKITRMDSPKEKGPSVPLAWFLATVILGIFCFFLLLTVGILGFKVFQGGSWKPSLNNETQEDNMSLREKTLTRGKEISTCRTKWSCCGQKCYYFSNESKNFKESQHSCKEMGSTLLKIDDQEELIFIQSHLSYFYWIGLSRKSSTSYWTWEDNTRHFLTLIGKTQRMETVQVYQQRRSLLLTVPN